From the genome of Malus sylvestris chromosome 13, drMalSylv7.2, whole genome shotgun sequence:
TTGACATGCATTGTGTGATCAATATTTTAGTCAATgtaaaaataatagtaatacAATAATTCATATCATTcataaaaaaatggagaaaatttaTCATTCTTACTCAAATAATATTATGCAATGACGCATGTGTGTGTATTAGTTATGTCAATTATCTACTCATCGGACTGCACGTTCATGTGAATTTTGAGTTGTGTTGTGTTGACGTATCATATCTAGAAGTCCGTAATCTatatgtgtttttatttttttgaagctTATTGTCTTCGGATAATCGGATACGTACTGGTATTAGGTTATATGAATGCACAGCACATCAGCTTGCAATGACATAATGTGTGTATATCGATCGACCTAATAATTGGCGGATGAGCAGTAGATTCTAAAACATATAGAATAGTAATCACTCAATTTTCTCTTTGTGTGTTGAGGTTTTctaaagtaataaaaaaaaaaatatatagaataTTAAGCACTCAATTTTCTCTTTATGCTGCATCACCTCTATGTTCATCTTTTGGGAAACATTTTGACATGTGACCGTTTACTAATTAAACTCTTGTAAAACCAATTGTTTGTTGTTAGAAATTAACCTGGGAAAGGGATTCTCTCCAGATTCCTTCATCATAATCCATAGAGTTCGAAGAtttggaccattgaaatttaatctaacagttaaagttattataactttttaaGTGggtccctgtttgtagccgttggatcaaatttcaatggcccggATCCCCTGACTTGATGGATTAGGTGTGAGGGATCTGGAAAGGATCCCTTTCCATTAACCTGAGCCACTATTTATATGTGAcctaatatatatttgttacGTCTATTATTTTTACAGTAAATTTGCACTTACGATTTTGTATTTGTGGTAACCATATAAGAGTTTAATCATTTTGATTGTTTATACAAATTATCTCTAGACAAGTAAAATCCATTGTAACCATTCTTAATTAGTAATGAAATCGCTATCGTTTATgtaacaaaaagaaagaaaaaaacttgaGTCACTTGATCATAATGACCATCCCCATTAAATTGTGACAAGGACTCGCCAGTCCCTTTGttctttagaaagaaaaaaaaagaagcataaGTTGAAAAATAAAGAGTGAACTACTAGAATATGGAGCGAAAGGTCAGATATAAATTTGCCACAAATCAATATTGTTAGTGCTATCTACAcatctatttttacttctcacacatccttgttaattttcggcgtagtgctatccacactcatttttacgtctcacatatctttctcaatttTCGGCCGTAGGaccgaatgaattgaagatgtatggcaaaaaattaataaaggtaTGTAGAAGGTAAAGATAATTGTGTGAATAACACTGTCTTGAGATATTTAtgccttttgtgattttggttttcaatgATAAATTAGACAGAAATAAAAGATGTTCTTTGATAACTTGTAGGAAGTTTTCTAACTCTTTGGTCTTCTTAAACTCCAGAATTCTTCCTGTTTTGTAGTactttaagggtgcgtttgttgcgccggactgtctcggactggactagctgcagggactaagctggactggcttagactggactaagcttgactaacttagtgaagcgtttggtgcagtctcggactaagaagcaggataataaaaaaagaactgTTAAACCTAAACTTGTGCTGTAAGGAACAAGATTTTCTAAGTTAAACCTAAACCACCCCCAACAGTTTCATCAGTCTAACCCAAATTTGTGCTGTAACAGGATCAACACTCTCCTATTTGGGCAGAGCTTTATATTAGGATTCAGAATCCAAGCATCTTATGATTTCCCATTTTTTGAATTCAATAGCTCAGTTCACTTAAGAAACAACATTCTGGCAAGGGCACTTGTGGGTTTAACTCATTTTCGATTTCCAACAAGAATTCGTCATACACAAAGCAGCTTGAAGCATCAAATTACACTTGTGGGTTTAGCTCATTTTCGAATTCCAACAAGAATTAACAATACACAAAGCTTAAAGCATCAATTGCACTTGTGGGTTTAACTCATTTTCGACTTCCGACAAGAATTAACAATACACAAAGCTTAAAGCATCAACTTGCACTTCTGGGTTTAACCCATGTTCGATTTCAGACAAGAATTCACCATACACAAAGCTTAAATCATCAAGTGAACTTGTGGGTTTAACTCATTTTCGACAATTAACCCATTAAACCAAAAGCATAACGCATCAAAATTCATTCTTAAACCACCATTCAAATCCCTAAGTCTCAGATACAGAAAACACACATACTTGAGGGAAGCCTGGTGAACCGGGAGAGAAGACgacgaagaagaggaggaggaaggatcCATGGGCGACATCTCGAGCACGGCCCGATCGTTGTCGACGACGGGGCGGTACTTGTGACCCCTCTGGCCACGGAACTCGTCTTCCGCACCAGCTTCGACGGGACGCTGAGATGAGGACGAAGGGAAGGCAGCGATGAGGACGAAGGACGAAGGGAAGGCAGCGATGAGGACAAAGGGAAGATCTCTCTCGGTTTGCTCTGGCTTACGAGTCCGCCCAATTTTGGGGTTCCTCGCGAAGAACGGCTAAGGAGGTCGTTAGTCCACGCGAGTCCGGGTTAAgctcattaaagctaatccGGATGCACACCAAACACaggactatagtctagtccagtccaagccttgctaatcctgtcaaacaaacgtgccctAAGTGTTCCCATCTAAAATAGTTAGACAATCATTCAAATCCAACAAACATTTGCATTGCACCACTTCAAATTGGAGAAATATTTTTGTGGGTCAGAACAGGCCCAGTAtatcaaatatcaaatcattTGTATTATGATATTTGATGTGCCGGACTCTATTTTTGTCAccctgaaaaatctctcttaagTTGAGGTAATATTCTTATAAAACATGTCTATTCAGTTGCCCCTTTTACAAGCTCCAGACCGAACCTCCTCCCTCCTGCCTTCTATTTAAATTGTCTTCGTTTTGAAAAACTTCCAACAAAACGTATAGTAGACGCGCGTGGTGTTTGAGAATAATTTGAAGACCAACGAGGGATCATATCcatatatatgcatgtgtgATCGAAACTAGCTAGGATATTATCTCACTTGTACATTATTTACGTGAAGTGTGGAAGCAGAAAGACCaatattattgttttaataTTGAAAAAGAATATTGTGTATATATAGATGTTGAGTCGAGTCAGAGAATGATAGGGACATTTGGTAAGCCAGTCAAAGCAAGCGTTGCCTTCCATGGTGGTAATCAAAAGCAGCTGGCTCTAAATATTGTACAAGACCTGTAGCCTATGGCCCTCTATAGCCTATAACCTCTCGTCTCTCTGTGTTACACTGTTACATTTATAATATAATTGTCCTCTCCTCCATCgatctctttctctttccttctcaCTCTTTCCAGGGCACCTATACATGTAGGCGGTCAGTTTCTAGCCCTCTAAAAATTCCCTAGAGCTGTGAATAAGTTTTTCAAAGAATATCATAATCAAGAGAGTAACTTATATATAACGTAATTAACAACTTACACGTTACAATATCGaatattaattgattaattactaCACATatcttcctttctttctttattctttctcataaaaaacaatataatgaattatattcacacacaaACACAGAAGATTGGCACGGCGAAAATGTTGTTTCTTTGTGATCGAAAAATCATGAATTTGAATTATGAAAACACCCTCCTTGCAAAACAAGAGTTAAGCTGCGTACGATAGACTTTCTTTCGACTCTTACAAAGCGAAGAACTTTGTTAGCTTGCGGTTGCACTTTACATAAACACAGGGTTGTGAAAAAGGATGGCTAGGTTCGGTCGCTTTCTTGCACTCACCCCTGCACTCACCCACGTGATGTGTCACCATTCACTTACATGTTCAAATTAAGACCAAGAGATATCATCAGTTGCACAACTAGCTAGAGGTCTATATAGCTTTACATAGCTATCTCCCTTATGTACACTCTTCTCTCCGTTCCTCGTGCTCTTTCTATATTTCGTATCCACtcactttctttctttctttcttttgcaaCCCGGTACTACTACTGTGGAGTACGGTCACATTTTCTTGCTTGCATATGTAATAATGGTGAAGCAAAAACCAGTTTCCAGGTTTTGGTTTAGCTCTACACTAGCAACAAAGCACCGCCATCGCCCTCATCAGACTCTGCactttgtgtttttctttatcGCTCTTCATAACTAGTTGCGTCCTTTTCCTTTAAGGCTCTCTTATACATGTAGAAGAACAGTAATCCTCCAGGGCATCCACATAGTAGTCGATTTATTTCTTGCCCCTTCTCTTTACTACTACTGTTTGTGTTGTTTTTCCGGCGGTCAAAACAGTACCGAATTAAAAGAGACGTCATGCATCATCACAATCTTTAGGGTTTTGTGAATTGTCATATACTATCCATGTTTCCTTCTAGCAGCACCACTAGTAATACCCAGGTACCTTTTCTATGCGATGACAACCACACAAATGGTATTATTGATGATTttcatcaaaaccctaattcaataTCATCACATGGTGGCTATCATCAATACTATTCACAGTACTACTACTCCGATgaccagcagcagcagcaggcaCCTGATTTTCTTGAACACGATGGAATGCTATTGAGCTACTTGCTATCTCAGCAGCAGCTCTTGATCGACAGCTCCAGTACTACTAATGTAGCAACGCATTCCAACCATATTCGAGCTCACAGTAGCGCTGAAATAAGCATTGTGGattcaaattcaaacaaaacaatggAGTTGATCAACCGTGCAGACGAGATCACCGTTATCCCGGCTGCAGATTCACAGATTAAGAAAAAtaatgtgaagatgaatggagaAGGAGGTGGAGAGAAAAAGGCAAAATTTGCTCGAAAGAGAGCGAGTGGGAAAAAAGACAGACACAGCAAGATCTACACAGCTCAAGGTCCAAGAGACCGGAGAATGAGGCTGTCCCTCCAAATTGCCCGGAAGTTCTTTGATCTTCAAGACATGTTGGGGTTTGACAAAGCCAGCAAAACAATTGAGTGGCTTTTCACAAAGTCAAAGACCGCCATCAAGGACCTCAAGCAGCACCTCCTCGTCTCACCCAAGGAGGATTACAGCAGCACAAATGGCGGTGCAACTGCAAAGGTGAATTCATTTGAGAGTACCACCGGTGATGTCGCATCGAAAATTATGGAGCCAAATAGTAGTGCTGCAAAAGGTGACATTTCCATTGGGTTGGCTAGGGAGAAAAAGTACAGGAAGTTATCAGTGGTTGCAAGGGAATCGAGGGTGGaggcaagagcaagggcaaGAGAGAGAACAAGGGAGAAGATGATGAGGATCAGAGGGTTTGATCAAGATCATCAGAGTACAAAGCAAAGCCATAAGCATCAAGaacaacaaaaccctaatgaattgtTTGAAACAGCTGGAATGATGAATTCCATGATGATGAGCATGAATCGTCCCAACGATGGTCAGAAAATTGTGGGCAGAACAAGTAGTAATTGTGGTGGTGCAGAAAGattgtttttgaattttgatttttcgCGACATGCGGAGGCAAGTGGAGCAAATTCTGAGGACTGTGATTTTCCAGGGAATTGGGGAGCAATCAACAACACCAAGAATATTATTACAGGTAACGTGCTGCAAGTAGAGCAAAACCCTACCTCATACCCAAAACAACAGAACCCTAGCTCAATTTTCGGGACCGGTACTCAAgagcaaaaccctaattcaattttcctcaccaccttagccaaagcTCAAGACCAAAACTCCACTACCTCTTCAAATTTTGcgatcaatacaaatattagtACTTTGCAGCCCCTGTTTACTGGAAATTAACGAATCTTCTTccaccttctccttctcctcctcctcctcctgctgCTATATATAGCTAATTATCAAGCTCAGTATCCGAATATATTCACTGGTAATTTGTATTGTAGTGGATTACTATCTT
Proteins encoded in this window:
- the LOC126594857 gene encoding uncharacterized protein LOC126594857, which produces MFPSSSTTSNTQVPFLCDDNHTNGIIDDFHQNPNSISSHGGYHQYYSQYYYSDDQQQQQAPDFLEHDGMLLSYLLSQQQLLIDSSSTTNVATHSNHIRAHSSAEISIVDSNSNKTMELINRADEITVIPAADSQIKKNNVKMNGEGGGEKKAKFARKRASGKKDRHSKIYTAQGPRDRRMRLSLQIARKFFDLQDMLGFDKASKTIEWLFTKSKTAIKDLKQHLLVSPKEDYSSTNGGATAKVNSFESTTGDVASKIMEPNSSAAKGDISIGLAREKKYRKLSVVARESRVEARARARERTREKMMRIRGFDQDHQSTKQSHKHQEQQNPNELFETAGMMNSMMMSMNRPNDGQKIVGRTSSNCGGAERLFLNFDFSRHAEASGANSEDCDFPGNWGAINNTKNIITGNVLQVEQNPTSYPKQQNPSSIFGTGTQEQNPNSIFLTTLAKAQDQNSTTSSNFAINTNISTLQPLFTGN